One stretch of Gopherus flavomarginatus isolate rGopFla2 chromosome 2, rGopFla2.mat.asm, whole genome shotgun sequence DNA includes these proteins:
- the LOC127045379 gene encoding fatty acid-binding protein 5-like encodes MSIDDFVGKWSLVSSEGFDEYMKELGVGMALRKMGSMAKPDVYITKDGDTITIKTESTFKSSQLSFKLGEKCEENTLDGRKVQTLITFDGNTLIQLQQWDGKESTITRKIEDGKLVVECDMNGCKCKRVYQKA; translated from the exons ATGAGCATAGACGATTTTGTAGGCAAGTGGAGCCTCGTCAGCAGCGAAGGCTTTGACGAGTACATGAAGGAATTAG GTGTGGGTATGGCCCTGAGGAAAATGGGGAGCATGGCCAAACCAGATGTTTACATCACCAAGGATGGAGATACAATCACCATAAAAACAGAAAGCACCTTTAAATCTTCACAGCTCAGCTTCAAGCTGGGTGAGAAATGTGAGGAAAATACATTAGACGGCAGGAAAGTTCAG ACTCTCATCACCTTTGATGGTAACACATTGATTCAGCTCCAGCAGTGGGATGGCAAGGAGTCCACAATAACACGGAAGATAGAGGATGGGAAACTGGTGGTG GAATGTGACATGAATGGTTGCAAGTGTAAGAGAGTATACCAGAAAGCATAA